One window from the genome of [Mycobacterium] stephanolepidis encodes:
- a CDS encoding rubredoxin, with amino-acid sequence MSENDYKLFECMQCGFQYDEALGWPEDGIEPGTRWDDIPEDWSCPDCGAAKTDFVMVEIARP; translated from the coding sequence ATGAGCGAGAACGACTACAAGTTGTTCGAATGCATGCAGTGTGGATTTCAGTACGACGAGGCGCTGGGGTGGCCAGAGGACGGAATCGAGCCGGGTACTCGCTGGGATGACATCCCCGAGGACTGGAGCTGCCCGGACTGTGGGGCAGCCAAGACCGACTTCGTGATGGTGGAGATCGCGCGGCCATGA
- a CDS encoding rubredoxin, translated as MSQYRCPICQYVYDENTGAPREGFPAGTAWSEVPDDWCCPDCGVREKVDFEALQGAES; from the coding sequence ATGTCCCAGTACCGTTGCCCCATATGTCAGTACGTGTACGACGAGAACACGGGCGCCCCGCGCGAGGGGTTCCCGGCCGGGACGGCATGGTCAGAGGTTCCCGACGATTGGTGCTGCCCCGACTGCGGAGTGCGCGAGAAGGTGGATTTTGAAGCCCTGCAAGGAGCGGAATCATGA
- a CDS encoding alkane 1-monooxygenase yields the protein MTSNLDAAHDLPVQWRDRKRHMWLYGMIPPTAIFIATALVYAMNQLGWQQFSPFFFWIGPLLVYVILPLLDLRFGTDGENAPDEVMEALENDKYYRYCTYIFIPFQYASFFLGAYYFTATDLSWIGFDNGISWISKLGIAFSIGVLGGVGINTAHEMGHKKDELERWLSKITLAQTFYGHFYIEHNRGHHVRVATPEDPASSRFGETFWGFWPRSVWGSLKSSWNLEATRMKRLNRFVLHPSNDVVNAWLMTVVLFGVTIAIFGTAVIPYLIIQAIYGFTFLETVNYLEHYGLLRQKVADGRYERCTPKHSWNSDHLVTNIFLYHLQRHSDHHANPTRRYQMLRSMDGAPNLPSGYATMLTLAYFPPLWRKVMDQRVLDHYDGDITKVNVQPSKRAKILAKYGVTEQAA from the coding sequence ATGACGTCAAACCTTGATGCAGCCCATGACCTGCCCGTCCAGTGGCGCGACCGCAAGCGCCACATGTGGCTGTACGGGATGATCCCCCCCACCGCGATCTTCATTGCGACGGCGCTGGTGTATGCGATGAACCAGCTCGGATGGCAGCAGTTCTCGCCGTTCTTCTTCTGGATCGGCCCACTGCTGGTGTACGTGATCCTGCCGCTGCTGGATCTGCGGTTCGGTACCGACGGTGAGAACGCGCCCGATGAGGTGATGGAGGCGCTGGAGAACGACAAGTATTACCGCTACTGCACGTACATCTTCATCCCCTTCCAGTACGCGAGCTTCTTTCTGGGGGCCTACTACTTCACCGCCACCGACCTGAGTTGGATCGGGTTCGACAACGGCATCAGCTGGATCTCCAAGCTGGGTATTGCCTTCTCGATCGGTGTGCTCGGCGGCGTCGGGATCAACACTGCGCACGAGATGGGACACAAGAAGGATGAGCTGGAGCGCTGGCTCTCGAAGATCACACTCGCGCAGACCTTCTACGGGCACTTCTACATCGAGCACAACCGCGGACACCATGTGCGCGTCGCGACACCCGAGGATCCGGCCAGCTCGCGATTCGGCGAGACGTTCTGGGGCTTCTGGCCACGCAGCGTCTGGGGCAGCCTGAAGTCCTCGTGGAATCTGGAGGCCACGCGCATGAAGCGGCTGAACCGCTTCGTGCTGCACCCGAGCAACGACGTGGTGAACGCCTGGCTGATGACGGTGGTGCTGTTCGGGGTCACCATCGCCATCTTCGGCACCGCGGTCATCCCATACCTGATCATTCAGGCCATCTACGGCTTCACCTTCCTGGAGACGGTGAACTACCTGGAGCACTACGGGCTGCTGCGGCAGAAGGTCGCCGACGGGCGGTACGAGCGCTGCACCCCCAAACACAGTTGGAACTCCGATCACCTGGTGACCAACATCTTCCTGTACCACCTGCAGCGGCACAGCGATCACCACGCCAACCCCACCCGGCGCTACCAGATGCTGCGCAGCATGGACGGTGCTCCGAACCTGCCCAGCGGGTACGCCACGATGCTGACGCTGGCGTACTTCCCGCCGCTGTGGCGCAAAGTCATGGATCAGCGGGTGCTGGATCACTACGACGGCGATATCACCAAGGTCAACGTCCAACCGAGCAAGCGCGCCAAGATTCTGGCCAAGTACGGCGTAACAGAACAGGCCGCCTGA
- a CDS encoding amino acid permease, which translates to MPGSGLWRTKSVEQSIADTDEPETKLRRDLTWWDLTVFGVSVVIGAGIFTVTASTAANVTGPAISLSFIMAAIGCGLAAMCYAEFASTIPVAGSAYTFSYATFGEFAAWILGWDLILEFSVGAATVAKGWSSYLSTVFGLSSGAVYLGSLKVDWGALLIVSVLTVLLAVGTKLSSRVSLVITTVKVLVVLLVIIVGAFFIKAANYTPFIPPAEAGSSSRTGVDQSLFSFIAGGSGSQYGWFGVLAGASIVFFAFIGFDVVATTAEETRNPQKDVPRGIIASLVIVTVLYVAVTVVLSGMVKYSDLRAADSHPNLSTAFHLNGVDWAAKVIAIGALAGLTTVVMVLMLGQIRVIFAMCRDGLLPRELARTGSHGTPIRITLIVGFLVAIAASLTPIEGLEEIVNVGTLFAFVLVSAGVIVLRRSRPDLPRSFRTPGVPWLPVVAILACGWLMLNLAVRTWMFALVWMAIGVIVYFAYSRRHSVLGLRVAVEK; encoded by the coding sequence ATGCCAGGTAGCGGATTGTGGCGAACCAAGTCTGTCGAACAGTCGATCGCGGATACCGACGAGCCGGAAACGAAGCTCCGTAGGGACCTAACGTGGTGGGACCTCACCGTTTTCGGGGTCTCTGTGGTCATCGGAGCCGGTATCTTCACCGTCACGGCATCGACGGCCGCCAATGTCACCGGCCCGGCGATATCGCTTTCCTTCATCATGGCCGCGATCGGGTGCGGCCTGGCTGCGATGTGCTACGCCGAGTTTGCGTCGACCATTCCGGTTGCCGGCAGCGCCTATACGTTCTCCTATGCGACATTCGGTGAGTTCGCCGCCTGGATCCTGGGGTGGGACCTCATTTTGGAGTTCTCGGTTGGCGCGGCCACCGTTGCGAAGGGCTGGTCGAGTTATCTGAGCACAGTGTTTGGGTTATCCAGTGGCGCAGTGTATCTCGGTTCGCTCAAGGTCGACTGGGGTGCGCTGCTCATTGTCTCGGTGTTGACGGTGCTGCTGGCCGTCGGCACCAAGCTGTCTTCACGGGTGTCCCTTGTCATCACGACCGTCAAGGTTTTGGTGGTGCTACTGGTGATCATCGTCGGCGCGTTCTTCATCAAGGCGGCCAACTACACACCGTTCATCCCACCGGCGGAGGCGGGGAGCTCCAGCAGGACCGGTGTGGATCAGTCCCTGTTTTCGTTCATCGCCGGCGGTTCCGGAAGCCAGTACGGCTGGTTCGGGGTGCTGGCCGGCGCCTCGATCGTGTTCTTCGCATTCATCGGATTCGATGTCGTGGCCACCACCGCGGAGGAAACGCGCAACCCGCAAAAGGATGTGCCGCGCGGCATCATCGCCTCGCTCGTCATCGTCACCGTTCTGTACGTCGCGGTCACGGTGGTGCTCTCCGGCATGGTCAAGTACAGCGACCTACGGGCGGCCGATTCACATCCGAATCTGTCCACGGCATTTCACCTCAACGGTGTCGACTGGGCGGCCAAGGTCATCGCCATCGGCGCGTTGGCGGGGCTGACCACGGTGGTGATGGTGCTGATGCTCGGGCAGATCCGGGTCATCTTCGCGATGTGCCGGGATGGACTGCTGCCGCGCGAACTCGCCCGGACGGGATCGCACGGCACACCGATACGTATCACCCTGATCGTGGGCTTTCTTGTCGCGATAGCGGCGTCCCTCACCCCGATAGAGGGGCTGGAGGAGATCGTCAACGTCGGAACATTGTTCGCCTTTGTTCTGGTGTCGGCCGGCGTCATCGTGCTGCGGCGCTCCCGCCCCGACTTACCTCGGAGCTTCCGCACGCCGGGTGTGCCGTGGCTGCCCGTGGTCGCGATCCTGGCGTGCGGGTGGTTGATGCTCAACCTCGCTGTCCGCACGTGGATGTTCGCATTGGTCTGGATGGCCATCGGCGTGATCGTCTACTTCGCCTACAGCCGCAGGCACTCGGTGCTGGGGTTGCGGGTAGCTGTCGAGAAGTAG
- a CDS encoding cation diffusion facilitator family transporter gives MSAGGSKRAIIAALAANAGIAAAKFVGFLITGSSSMLAESVHSVADTSNQGLLLYGQRAASKEADRLHPFGYGRSRFFYSFVVALVLFTLGSVFALYEGYHKIHAPEHLQSPIVAVVILVLAIGLEGYSFRTAFVESKPLKGKASWWQFIRNSRNPELPVVLLEDTGALLGLAFALFGVGMTILTGDPVWDGIGTIAIGVLLGVIAIVLMVEMKSLLIGEGATATQEHAILDALTGADHVERVIHCRTQYLGPEELLVAAKIAIAPDADLPLVAATIDAAERRVREAVPIAQVIYLEPDLDRSTVNS, from the coding sequence ATGTCGGCAGGCGGCAGTAAGAGGGCGATCATCGCGGCGCTGGCGGCGAACGCGGGTATTGCGGCGGCCAAGTTCGTCGGCTTCCTGATCACCGGGAGTTCGTCGATGCTTGCCGAGTCCGTGCACTCGGTGGCGGACACCTCTAACCAGGGGCTGCTGCTCTACGGGCAGCGCGCCGCGAGTAAGGAAGCAGATCGACTGCACCCGTTCGGATATGGGCGTAGCCGCTTCTTCTACTCGTTTGTGGTCGCGCTGGTGCTGTTCACGCTCGGCTCGGTCTTCGCCCTCTATGAGGGCTATCACAAGATCCATGCTCCCGAGCATCTGCAGTCGCCCATTGTCGCGGTTGTGATCCTGGTGTTGGCGATAGGTTTGGAGGGCTACAGCTTCCGTACCGCCTTCGTGGAATCCAAACCGCTGAAGGGTAAGGCCAGCTGGTGGCAGTTCATCCGAAACTCCCGCAACCCCGAGCTTCCCGTCGTGCTGCTCGAAGACACCGGTGCCCTACTGGGGCTGGCCTTCGCGCTGTTCGGCGTCGGCATGACGATTCTGACGGGCGACCCCGTGTGGGATGGGATCGGCACCATAGCGATCGGCGTGCTGTTGGGTGTCATCGCGATTGTCTTGATGGTTGAGATGAAGAGCCTGCTGATCGGTGAGGGTGCGACCGCGACGCAGGAGCACGCGATCCTGGACGCGCTGACCGGCGCCGATCACGTCGAGCGGGTAATCCATTGCCGTACGCAGTATCTGGGTCCGGAGGAGCTTCTGGTCGCGGCCAAGATCGCGATCGCACCCGATGCGGATCTGCCGTTGGTCGCTGCCACGATCGATGCCGCGGAGCGGCGCGTGCGTGAGGCGGTGCCGATCGCGCAGGTGATCTACCTCGAGCCCGATCTGGATCGTTCTACCGTCAATTCGTAG
- the manA gene encoding mannose-6-phosphate isomerase, class I, whose product MNLLRGAIRTYAWGSRTAIAEFTGRPTPTPHPEAELWLGAHPADPAYLETGGGAQSLLDVVAADPAGQLGPASVAEFGDQLPFLLKVLAADEPLSLQAHPSARQAADGYAREEAAGVPLNSPVRNYRDRNHKPELVVALDRFEALAGFRDPGDTVELFRALDVGELTPYVNLLAGQSDADGLRALFTTWITLPQPSLDLLVPAVLEGAVRYLSSGHERFVGEARTLLELGERYPADAGVLASLLLNRLTLEPGEGIYLPAGNLHAYLRGLAVEIMANSDNVLRGGLTPKHVDVPELLRVLDFSPAAEKHLHVETVTDGAQTRYLTPAKEFALSRFDLVDGERIPVDVKGPRIVLCTRGSVRLGGKGPDLDVHAGQSVWIPADGGDVTLTGHSDARVFMATVDADT is encoded by the coding sequence GTGAATCTGCTCAGGGGGGCGATCAGGACGTACGCCTGGGGTTCGCGGACGGCGATCGCCGAGTTCACCGGGCGCCCCACACCGACACCGCATCCGGAAGCCGAACTGTGGCTGGGTGCGCACCCCGCCGACCCGGCTTACCTGGAAACCGGTGGTGGCGCACAGTCATTACTCGATGTGGTGGCCGCAGATCCGGCGGGGCAGTTGGGTCCGGCATCGGTGGCGGAGTTCGGTGATCAATTGCCATTCCTGCTCAAGGTGCTGGCGGCCGACGAGCCGCTCTCGCTGCAGGCCCACCCCAGTGCGCGGCAGGCGGCAGACGGGTACGCGCGTGAAGAGGCGGCGGGTGTCCCGCTCAACTCTCCGGTGCGCAATTATCGAGATCGCAACCACAAGCCGGAACTGGTTGTGGCGCTAGATCGTTTCGAGGCGCTGGCAGGCTTCCGCGACCCCGGTGACACCGTCGAACTCTTTCGCGCGCTCGATGTCGGCGAGCTGACACCGTATGTGAATCTGTTGGCCGGACAATCCGACGCCGACGGGCTACGCGCCCTGTTCACCACCTGGATAACCCTTCCGCAGCCCAGTCTGGATCTGTTGGTGCCCGCGGTGCTCGAGGGTGCCGTGCGCTATCTGTCCTCCGGCCATGAGCGTTTCGTCGGCGAGGCGCGCACACTTCTGGAGTTGGGCGAGCGCTATCCGGCGGACGCCGGAGTGCTTGCCTCGCTGTTGCTGAATCGGCTCACGCTGGAACCGGGGGAGGGGATTTACCTGCCCGCCGGAAATCTGCACGCGTACCTGCGCGGTTTGGCGGTCGAGATCATGGCCAATTCCGACAACGTGCTGCGCGGCGGACTTACCCCCAAGCACGTCGATGTGCCCGAATTGCTTCGGGTGCTGGATTTTTCACCTGCCGCCGAAAAGCACCTGCATGTTGAGACCGTCACCGACGGTGCGCAGACTCGGTACCTCACACCCGCCAAGGAGTTCGCGTTGTCGCGATTCGATCTGGTGGACGGTGAACGCATCCCGGTGGACGTGAAGGGACCGCGGATAGTGCTGTGCACCCGGGGCAGTGTGCGGTTGGGCGGTAAAGGGCCGGATCTTGACGTGCATGCGGGACAGTCGGTGTGGATACCGGCTGACGGCGGAGATGTGACGCTGACCGGGCACTCCGATGCCCGTGTATTCATGGCAACAGTCGACGCGGACACATGA